The following are encoded together in the Bradyrhizobium algeriense genome:
- a CDS encoding tripartite tricarboxylate transporter TctB family protein encodes MVSGRSLEAATALITWAFGAAVVVSSLDNGIGWSASGVESGTFPFIVGLVILAGSVFNLVQGWLQARAVILGPSELRRLGMLFVPAAVFVGIIPLIGIYPASAFYVFGALAWHKRRSLLLPAIAAIGAALALYLIFELTFQISLPRGALGTFFGF; translated from the coding sequence ATGGTCTCGGGACGCAGTCTGGAAGCGGCGACGGCGCTCATCACCTGGGCGTTCGGCGCAGCCGTCGTCGTCTCCAGCCTCGACAATGGTATCGGCTGGTCCGCCTCCGGCGTCGAGTCCGGCACCTTTCCGTTCATCGTCGGCCTCGTCATTCTGGCCGGCAGTGTATTCAATCTCGTGCAGGGATGGCTGCAGGCGCGCGCCGTCATCCTCGGGCCAAGCGAACTCAGGCGGTTGGGAATGTTGTTCGTCCCGGCCGCGGTCTTTGTCGGAATTATTCCGCTGATCGGGATCTATCCGGCCTCTGCCTTCTATGTGTTTGGAGCGCTGGCCTGGCACAAGCGCAGATCGCTGCTCCTTCCGGCCATCGCCGCGATCGGCGCAGCGTTGGCGCTCTATCTGATATTCGAGTTGACGTTCCAGATCTCGCTGCCGCGCGGCGCGCTCGGCACCTTCTTCGGCTTCTAA
- a CDS encoding tripartite tricarboxylate transporter permease, giving the protein MENLEALMHGFGIALSGNHIFLMLIGVLLGILVGVLPGLGAPNGVSLLLPLTFGMQPVSAIILLSSMYWGALFGGSVTSILFNIPGEPSSVATTFDGYPMARDGRPTTALATAFGSAAFGALAGVVLITLSASWVAQVALAFGPPEYFAVYFLAFASFVGMGGTPPIKTLVSLAIGFALAAVGIDTVSGSVRLTMGIDEMVKGVSFVVAVMGLFGIGELLIAVEEEFHVKAISSKVEWREVFRTLAGLPRYGWALLRSAAIGCWMGITPGGPTAASFMSYGIAKRLSPQHANFGKGEPEGIVAPEAADHAAGTSALLPMLSLGIPGSATAAVMMGGLMIWGLNPGPMLFVEQKDFVWGLIASMYLGNVVAVVLVLLTVPIFAALMRVPFFIIAPVIVIICTVGAYSVSNSYLDVMLMMGFGVLGYLFKKLHYPLAPLVLAIVIGDKAEDAFRQSMLMSRGSLGIFFAKPLVTTLILLGAALLLMPVIWRTIGRMMQRSEVKP; this is encoded by the coding sequence TTGGAAAATCTCGAAGCTCTTATGCACGGCTTTGGCATCGCGCTGTCAGGCAATCATATTTTCCTGATGTTGATCGGCGTGCTGCTCGGCATTCTCGTCGGCGTCTTGCCCGGCCTCGGGGCGCCCAATGGCGTATCGCTACTGCTGCCGCTCACCTTCGGAATGCAGCCGGTATCGGCCATCATCCTGCTCTCTTCGATGTATTGGGGCGCGTTGTTCGGCGGCTCGGTCACTTCCATTCTCTTCAATATTCCAGGCGAGCCCTCCTCGGTCGCGACCACGTTTGACGGCTATCCCATGGCGCGCGACGGAAGGCCGACCACGGCGCTGGCAACGGCTTTCGGCTCGGCCGCCTTTGGCGCGCTCGCCGGTGTCGTTCTCATTACGCTCTCGGCGTCATGGGTCGCGCAAGTGGCGCTGGCCTTTGGACCGCCCGAATATTTCGCGGTTTATTTTCTCGCGTTTGCGAGTTTCGTGGGCATGGGCGGCACGCCGCCGATTAAGACGCTGGTGTCGCTCGCGATCGGCTTTGCCCTGGCAGCCGTCGGGATCGACACGGTTTCCGGCAGCGTGCGGCTCACCATGGGCATCGACGAGATGGTGAAGGGCGTCAGCTTCGTGGTCGCCGTCATGGGCCTGTTCGGCATCGGCGAGTTGCTGATCGCCGTGGAAGAGGAATTTCACGTCAAGGCGATCTCTTCCAAAGTGGAGTGGCGCGAAGTCTTCCGCACGCTCGCGGGTCTTCCGCGATATGGCTGGGCGCTGTTGCGCAGCGCGGCGATCGGCTGCTGGATGGGTATTACACCGGGAGGGCCGACCGCCGCATCGTTCATGAGCTACGGCATCGCCAAGCGTCTTTCACCCCAGCACGCGAATTTCGGCAAGGGCGAGCCGGAAGGCATCGTCGCTCCGGAAGCCGCGGATCATGCCGCCGGCACCAGCGCCCTGCTTCCCATGCTGTCGCTGGGTATCCCGGGATCGGCTACCGCGGCCGTCATGATGGGCGGCCTGATGATCTGGGGACTGAATCCCGGACCGATGCTGTTCGTCGAGCAAAAGGACTTTGTCTGGGGATTGATCGCTTCGATGTATCTCGGCAACGTCGTGGCCGTGGTTCTGGTGCTTTTGACGGTGCCGATCTTCGCGGCGCTGATGCGCGTGCCGTTCTTCATCATCGCGCCGGTGATCGTCATCATCTGCACGGTCGGAGCCTACTCGGTTTCCAATTCCTATCTCGACGTCATGTTGATGATGGGATTCGGTGTCCTGGGATACCTGTTCAAGAAACTTCACTATCCGCTGGCGCCGCTGGTGCTCGCGATCGTGATTGGCGACAAGGCGGAAGATGCATTTCGCCAGTCGATGCTGATGTCGAGGGGCTCGCTCGGAATATTCTTTGCGAAACCGCTGGTGACAACGCTGATCCTGCTCGGCGCGGCGCTGCTGCTGATGCCGGTGATCTGGCGAACGATCGGCCGAATGATGCAGCGGTCAGAGGTAAAGCCATGA
- a CDS encoding 4-hydroxythreonine-4-phosphate dehydrogenase PdxA translates to MTRPIIALAMGDPAGISPELTARLLALDNVVSKARIVVIGDRRVLDDGARVAAVKLDLISAPPDADLSKEERAPVFIDLGHLDPASVARSTATAEGGRFALANYRQALTMARDGRADAVCFTPFNKNAMRLAHPVYDDEISFSADVVGLDGPASEFNVLEGLWNARVTSHIPLAEVAAHITRERVLRALRLTDASMQTAGFQRPRIAVAGLNPHAGDGGNFGQEEIDAIGPAVVEAAAGGIATEGPFPADTVFLRAKGGAFDAVLTMYHDQGQIAMKLMGFDRGVTLLGGFPFPICTPAHGTAYDIAGKGIAGVGAARAAILLAAEMAQKQRRI, encoded by the coding sequence ATGACGAGACCGATCATAGCGCTTGCGATGGGTGATCCCGCCGGCATCAGCCCGGAACTGACGGCCCGACTCCTCGCCCTCGACAACGTCGTCAGCAAAGCCCGGATCGTCGTCATCGGCGACCGCCGCGTGCTCGACGACGGCGCGCGCGTTGCCGCGGTGAAGCTTGACTTGATATCGGCACCACCCGACGCCGACCTCTCGAAGGAAGAGCGGGCACCGGTTTTCATCGATCTCGGCCATCTCGACCCGGCATCGGTCGCGCGAAGCACCGCGACGGCCGAAGGTGGCCGGTTTGCGCTGGCGAATTATCGTCAAGCGCTGACGATGGCACGTGACGGCCGGGCCGACGCCGTCTGCTTTACGCCATTCAACAAGAATGCCATGCGCCTTGCGCACCCCGTCTATGACGACGAGATCAGCTTTTCGGCCGACGTGGTCGGGCTCGACGGCCCGGCGAGCGAATTCAATGTACTGGAAGGACTTTGGAACGCGCGCGTTACATCGCATATCCCGCTTGCGGAGGTCGCAGCGCATATCACCAGGGAACGCGTCCTGCGCGCGCTGCGGCTCACCGATGCCTCGATGCAAACAGCCGGCTTCCAGCGACCGCGCATTGCGGTCGCCGGCCTCAACCCCCATGCCGGCGATGGTGGAAATTTCGGACAGGAAGAGATTGACGCGATCGGACCGGCGGTGGTCGAAGCCGCCGCTGGCGGGATCGCAACTGAAGGCCCGTTTCCCGCAGACACCGTGTTCCTGCGCGCCAAAGGCGGCGCATTCGACGCCGTGCTGACGATGTATCATGACCAGGGCCAGATCGCGATGAAACTGATGGGCTTCGATCGCGGCGTGACACTGCTGGGCGGCTTTCCGTTTCCGATCTGTACGCCGGCACACGGAACGGCCTACGATATCGCTGGCAAGGGAATCGCAGGGGTCGGAGCCGCGCGCGCGGCGATCCTGCTTGCGGCGGAAATGGCGCAGAAACAAAGACGGATCTGA
- a CDS encoding IS5 family transposase, whose product MRPKERRETGQSDLLRSRLDAIIDMGHPLVKLARTIDWPFLEHKFGAVYEDKPGRPALPTRLMAGLAILKHTYDLSDEVLCERWVENPYYQFFCGEEFFQHRLMFDRSSLTRWRQRMGEEKLQALLQESLAVASKTEAIKPADLNRVIIDTTVQPKNVMFPTDARLLNRAREILVRLAKRYGVKLRQSYARVGKFALIKHQRYAHAKQFKRANKALKKLKTYLGRIIRDIGRKLGGNADLLGGIVLERMLARARRVLEQKQHQRGPKVYSLHAPEVECIGKGKAHRPYEFGVMVSVATTLAHAKGGQFVTHVKALPGNPYDGHTLATVIPEMEELIGNTIERALLDKGYRGHNAPPDYKFRVFISGQKRRVTPQIKRELRRRSAVEPVIGHLKSEHCMGRNYLWHRQGDATNAVMAAVGYNFRRLIRWLSFLLFEIRSRLSLKLRLSPA is encoded by the coding sequence ATGCGGCCAAAGGAACGACGAGAGACGGGACAGAGCGACCTTCTGCGCTCGCGGCTGGACGCGATCATCGATATGGGCCACCCGCTGGTGAAGCTGGCGCGGACGATCGACTGGCCCTTCCTCGAGCATAAATTCGGAGCGGTCTACGAGGACAAGCCCGGCCGGCCGGCATTGCCGACGCGGCTGATGGCGGGGCTTGCGATCCTCAAGCACACCTACGACCTCTCCGATGAAGTGCTGTGCGAGCGCTGGGTGGAGAACCCCTATTACCAGTTCTTCTGCGGCGAGGAGTTCTTCCAGCACCGCCTGATGTTCGACCGCTCCTCGCTGACGCGCTGGCGGCAACGCATGGGCGAGGAGAAGTTGCAGGCCTTGCTGCAGGAGAGCCTTGCGGTGGCCAGCAAGACCGAGGCGATCAAACCGGCCGATCTTAATCGGGTCATCATCGACACGACGGTGCAGCCCAAGAACGTGATGTTCCCGACCGATGCCAGGCTGCTGAACCGCGCCCGCGAGATCCTGGTCCGGCTGGCGAAACGATATGGTGTCAAGCTGCGCCAGTCCTATGCCAGAGTGGGCAAGTTCGCGCTGATCAAGCACCAGCGTTATGCCCACGCCAAGCAGTTCAAGCGCGCCAACAAAGCCTTGAAGAAGCTCAAAACCTATCTCGGCCGTATCATCCGCGACATCGGCCGCAAACTTGGTGGCAACGCCGACTTGCTCGGTGGGATCGTGTTGGAGCGCATGCTGGCACGGGCGCGACGCGTGCTTGAGCAGAAGCAGCACCAGCGTGGACCGAAGGTCTACTCGCTGCACGCGCCGGAGGTGGAATGCATCGGCAAGGGCAAGGCGCACCGACCTTACGAGTTCGGCGTCATGGTCTCGGTCGCCACCACGCTGGCGCACGCCAAGGGTGGGCAGTTCGTGACCCATGTGAAGGCGCTGCCCGGCAACCCCTATGACGGCCATACACTTGCAACCGTCATCCCCGAGATGGAGGAGCTGATCGGCAACACCATCGAGCGCGCGCTCCTCGACAAGGGCTATCGCGGCCACAACGCCCCGCCCGATTACAAGTTCAGGGTGTTCATCTCAGGACAGAAGCGGCGGGTGACACCACAGATCAAGCGCGAGCTCCGACGGCGTTCCGCCGTCGAGCCGGTCATCGGCCATCTCAAATCCGAGCACTGCATGGGCCGCAATTACCTCTGGCATCGCCAGGGCGATGCCACCAATGCCGTCATGGCCGCCGTCGGCTACAACTTCCGCCGCCTCATCCGGTGGCTGAGCTTTCTGCTGTTCGAAATCCGCTCTCGGCTCAGCCTCAAATTGCGGCTCAGCCCAGCCTGA
- a CDS encoding response regulator transcription factor, translated as MARLLAHHGIESRTFASAEALLESDSVQTASCLLVDIHLGGISGIELQRRLAASGSKWPVIFMTANDDEATRNEVMHVGCIAYLRKPFAQHVLLNAISKAVA; from the coding sequence GTGGCGCGGCTGTTAGCGCACCACGGCATCGAGAGCCGTACGTTCGCCTCGGCGGAGGCGTTGCTTGAGAGCGACAGCGTGCAGACGGCAAGCTGCTTGCTGGTTGATATTCACCTCGGGGGAATTTCGGGAATTGAGCTACAGCGCCGGCTTGCGGCATCGGGATCGAAGTGGCCCGTCATCTTCATGACTGCAAACGACGACGAGGCCACGCGCAACGAGGTGATGCACGTCGGGTGCATCGCCTATTTGCGCAAGCCGTTCGCGCAGCATGTCTTACTGAATGCCATCTCGAAAGCTGTGGCTTAG
- a CDS encoding glycosyltransferase family 4 protein, with product MRIAQIAPLAESVPPRLYGGMERVVAWLVDELVSLGHEVTLFASGDSRTRGKLHPVWPRALRLGRPAADPAAACTALLEAIAQRVEDFDVVHSHIDWLHLPLLSRLGVPFVTTMHGRLDLPGLADVVRQFSDAPFVSISDNQRLPLAGANWRGTVHHGLPTDLLRPSYEQGSYLAFLGRLTAEKGPESAIRIAAKLPRGERRYFKERLEPQIDGTQIRLIGEVNDKAKQPFLAGAAALLFPIDWPEPFSLVMIEAMACGTPVIAFRSGSVPEVIDEDVTVFVVDDEEQAIQAVKRLRELDRKRVRDRFEERFTAGRMAADYVLHYQSVVNGGSAEYRRQGLPAGEERATPAS from the coding sequence ATGCGGATTGCCCAGATCGCGCCGTTGGCCGAGAGCGTTCCTCCCAGGCTTTACGGCGGGATGGAGAGGGTGGTTGCCTGGCTGGTAGACGAGCTCGTCAGCCTGGGCCACGAGGTGACCTTGTTCGCCAGCGGAGACTCCCGCACGCGCGGGAAGCTGCATCCGGTCTGGCCCCGCGCACTCCGCCTGGGCAGACCCGCCGCCGATCCCGCAGCCGCTTGCACCGCTCTGCTTGAGGCGATCGCGCAAAGGGTCGAAGATTTCGACGTCGTGCACTCGCATATCGATTGGCTGCATTTGCCGCTGCTCAGCCGCCTCGGCGTGCCCTTCGTCACTACGATGCACGGACGGCTCGATCTGCCTGGGCTGGCGGATGTGGTCCGCCAGTTTTCCGACGCCCCTTTCGTCTCGATATCCGACAATCAACGCCTGCCTCTGGCCGGGGCGAATTGGCGCGGTACGGTCCATCATGGTCTTCCCACCGACCTACTCCGCCCTTCGTACGAACAAGGGTCCTATCTTGCCTTCCTGGGGCGCCTGACGGCCGAGAAAGGGCCGGAAAGCGCAATCCGCATCGCGGCCAAGCTGCCTCGCGGCGAAAGGCGCTATTTCAAGGAGCGGCTCGAACCGCAAATCGACGGCACGCAGATCAGGCTCATCGGCGAAGTGAATGACAAGGCGAAACAGCCGTTTTTGGCGGGAGCCGCTGCGCTGCTCTTTCCCATCGATTGGCCCGAACCGTTCAGCCTGGTCATGATTGAAGCGATGGCATGCGGCACGCCCGTCATCGCTTTTCGCTCCGGCTCGGTCCCGGAGGTCATCGACGAAGACGTTACCGTTTTCGTGGTCGATGACGAAGAGCAAGCTATTCAAGCCGTCAAACGGCTGAGGGAACTCGATCGCAAGCGCGTGCGCGATCGGTTCGAGGAACGCTTCACGGCAGGACGGATGGCCGCAGATTACGTCTTGCATTACCAATCGGTGGTGAACGGCGGCTCCGCAGAATACCGCAGACAAGGGTTACCTGCGGGTGAGGAGAGGGCAACCCCTGCCTCCTGA
- a CDS encoding MFS transporter: MRISAPVAYILLYAALYAAFGVASPFWPRFFEMRGLSPQEIGIVLAAAMVTRLLAGPMVGMLADRAGSLRFALAVCTALAAASAAALLWAHSFALLLFIAVLQAASLAPTTSLADALSVNAARPRLAGKEFEYGWIRGSASLAFIFGTLTAGQLISRTDVTPIIWMNLSFLVVAAPSTALLPPVTPPSSPLTRGSSVIGELGELLRIPRFRTMILVTSSVYGSHATHDAFAVIWWSAAGIEPWTISILWSEAVAAEVVVFFLVGPVLLHRLGAWGAAVLAAAAGIVRWSVAGVTTSVLALSIIQPLHGFTFALLHLASMRVMQTLVPARLAGTGQSIYAFGSGCLTAVLTLLSGILYAKFGGAAFLPMALLCAVALPLAWLGFADERNRSVGVL, from the coding sequence GTGCGCATTAGTGCACCGGTCGCCTACATCCTTCTTTATGCCGCGTTGTACGCTGCCTTCGGCGTAGCGTCGCCGTTTTGGCCAAGATTTTTCGAAATGAGAGGCCTAAGCCCGCAGGAGATTGGCATTGTGCTCGCTGCCGCGATGGTAACGCGTCTTCTGGCCGGACCAATGGTTGGGATGCTTGCAGATCGAGCAGGTTCGTTGCGCTTTGCTCTCGCAGTTTGTACTGCATTGGCCGCTGCATCGGCCGCCGCTTTATTGTGGGCGCATTCCTTCGCGTTGCTGCTTTTCATAGCTGTGCTCCAAGCCGCTTCTCTGGCTCCCACGACTTCTCTGGCTGACGCATTATCGGTCAACGCGGCAAGACCGCGGTTGGCCGGGAAGGAATTTGAGTACGGCTGGATACGGGGCTCGGCATCATTGGCGTTCATATTTGGCACACTGACGGCCGGGCAGCTCATCAGCCGAACCGATGTTACGCCTATCATCTGGATGAATTTATCGTTTCTCGTCGTAGCGGCCCCCTCAACTGCATTGTTACCACCTGTCACGCCCCCCTCTTCACCACTCACCCGCGGATCTTCTGTGATCGGCGAGCTCGGTGAGCTCCTTCGGATCCCACGCTTTCGGACGATGATACTGGTTACATCCTCCGTCTATGGCAGCCATGCGACGCACGACGCGTTCGCCGTCATTTGGTGGAGTGCTGCCGGGATCGAGCCTTGGACCATAAGCATCCTCTGGTCGGAAGCCGTGGCTGCGGAAGTTGTGGTGTTCTTTCTGGTCGGCCCAGTTCTACTCCACCGGCTCGGGGCCTGGGGGGCCGCCGTTCTGGCTGCCGCGGCCGGCATTGTGCGGTGGTCTGTGGCCGGCGTTACGACCTCCGTGTTGGCGCTTTCAATTATCCAGCCGCTGCACGGCTTTACCTTTGCCCTGCTTCATCTCGCCTCGATGCGCGTGATGCAGACGCTGGTACCCGCCCGTCTGGCGGGAACCGGCCAATCCATTTACGCGTTTGGCTCAGGTTGCTTGACTGCCGTGCTGACCCTGTTGTCGGGGATTCTCTACGCAAAGTTTGGAGGGGCGGCCTTTCTTCCGATGGCCCTTCTATGTGCTGTCGCACTCCCGCTTGCGTGGCTTGGTTTTGCTGACGAACGGAATCGTTCTGTCGGCGTTCTTTGA
- a CDS encoding SPW repeat domain-containing protein, whose amino-acid sequence MLPDVTLWVLGFASDHVAAPNAWVSGIVIGAVATAALAKLAEWEVWINLLLGVWFLVSPAEFLGSDDSAMRPLSASADRRRAVHQTSQQRVGAQR is encoded by the coding sequence TTGCTGCCCGACGTGACGCTATGGGTGTTGGGATTTGCATCCGACCATGTTGCGGCGCCGAACGCGTGGGTGAGCGGCATTGTCATCGGCGCAGTGGCGACCGCAGCGCTCGCGAAACTCGCCGAGTGGGAGGTATGGATCAATCTCCTGCTCGGGGTGTGGTTTCTGGTCTCGCCTGCTGAGTTTCTCGGCTCGGACGACAGCGCGATGCGTCCACTATCGGCATCGGCTGATCGTCGCCGTGCTGTGCATCAGACGTCGCAGCAGCGGGTCGGTGCCCAACGATAA
- the rpoH gene encoding RNA polymerase sigma factor RpoH, whose product MRTYDITPLRRSALTPPSVDAGLSRYLAEIRKFPILTPEAELAYARRWREYRDRDAAFQLVTSHLRLVAKIAMRYRGYGLPIADLVSEGNMGLMQAVKRFDPDRGVRLATYAMWWIRATIQEYILRSWSHVKVAASATQKKLFFKLRKAKSAISAFQDGDLRPDQAPLIAERLKVAERDVVDMNRRLQGDVSLNAPVHHDEDKAGDVLDWLVDPTPTQETTFADQQETAYLHQVLKSAIATLNPRERRILTARWLTDEPPTLEELAAEHGVSRERVRQIEQRAFQKVQAAMRSYGRGAGGK is encoded by the coding sequence ATGAGGACTTACGACATCACTCCCCTGCGGCGATCCGCTCTGACGCCTCCGTCTGTCGACGCCGGATTGTCGAGATATCTCGCCGAAATCCGCAAATTTCCGATCCTCACACCAGAGGCAGAACTCGCCTACGCAAGGCGCTGGCGCGAGTATCGGGATCGCGACGCCGCATTTCAACTGGTTACTAGCCACCTTAGGCTGGTCGCCAAGATAGCAATGCGCTATCGCGGCTACGGCCTTCCGATCGCCGACCTCGTCTCCGAAGGCAACATGGGCCTGATGCAGGCCGTTAAGCGGTTCGATCCGGACCGGGGTGTCCGCCTCGCCACCTATGCGATGTGGTGGATCCGGGCCACGATCCAGGAGTACATCCTTCGATCCTGGTCCCATGTGAAGGTCGCCGCCAGCGCCACCCAGAAGAAATTGTTTTTCAAACTGCGGAAGGCCAAGAGCGCGATCTCGGCGTTCCAAGACGGCGATTTGCGGCCGGACCAGGCCCCCCTCATTGCCGAGCGTCTTAAGGTTGCTGAACGAGACGTGGTCGATATGAATCGGCGTTTGCAGGGCGACGTGTCGTTGAATGCACCGGTCCACCACGACGAGGATAAAGCCGGCGACGTATTGGATTGGCTTGTTGATCCCACACCAACCCAGGAAACAACGTTCGCCGATCAGCAGGAGACCGCTTATCTTCATCAGGTCCTGAAGAGCGCCATCGCGACGCTTAACCCCCGCGAACGTCGAATCCTCACCGCGCGCTGGCTGACGGACGAGCCTCCGACCCTTGAAGAGCTGGCTGCGGAACACGGTGTATCCCGCGAACGCGTCCGCCAGATCGAGCAGCGGGCTTTTCAAAAGGTGCAGGCTGCGATGCGGAGTTACGGGCGCGGCGCCGGCGGTAAGTAG
- the hspB gene encoding small heat shock protein HspB, producing MRTTYDFAPLWRSTIGFDRLFDLVDAAQQQTGSEDNHPPCNVERVGEDRYQISLAVAGFSPDEIEITAEQSVLTVEGRKAEKQQGEFLYQGISSRPFKRQFNLADHVQVKGAAFDNGLLRIELVRELPEAMKPRRISIAGSSAPNVRQIDGQADA from the coding sequence ATGAGGACTACCTACGATTTTGCTCCCCTTTGGCGGTCGACCATCGGCTTTGACCGCCTTTTCGACCTCGTCGATGCCGCGCAGCAGCAGACCGGCTCAGAGGACAATCATCCGCCGTGCAACGTCGAGCGCGTGGGCGAAGACCGCTACCAGATCTCGCTGGCGGTCGCCGGTTTCTCACCGGACGAAATCGAGATCACCGCAGAACAAAGCGTCCTGACCGTGGAAGGCCGGAAAGCCGAGAAGCAACAGGGCGAATTCCTCTACCAGGGGATTTCATCGCGGCCTTTCAAGCGGCAGTTCAATCTGGCGGACCACGTCCAGGTCAAGGGAGCGGCGTTTGACAACGGCTTGCTCCGGATTGAACTGGTTCGAGAGCTGCCAGAGGCCATGAAGCCGCGTCGGATTTCCATCGCGGGTTCGTCCGCTCCGAATGTCCGGCAGATCGACGGCCAAGCGGACGCCTGA
- a CDS encoding Hsp20/alpha crystallin family protein, producing MFEDVFRGFDVAPFGFASRTLDRLGWPQIDIEETDKEVRITAELPGLDEKDVSLEIANGVLSISGEKKSESEDKARRFSERYYGRFERRIPLEDVEEDKVSAAFKNGVLTVTVPKSAEAKNVRRIAINRNG from the coding sequence ATGTTCGAGGACGTATTTCGCGGATTCGATGTTGCACCGTTCGGGTTTGCCTCGCGGACTCTGGATAGGCTCGGCTGGCCGCAGATCGACATCGAGGAGACGGACAAGGAGGTGCGCATCACCGCCGAGCTACCCGGTCTCGATGAGAAGGACGTCAGCCTGGAAATCGCAAATGGCGTTCTTTCGATCTCCGGCGAGAAGAAATCGGAGTCGGAAGACAAGGCCCGTCGCTTCAGTGAACGGTACTATGGTCGCTTCGAACGGCGCATACCGCTGGAGGACGTCGAGGAGGACAAGGTCTCCGCCGCGTTCAAGAACGGCGTGCTGACCGTAACGGTGCCGAAATCCGCCGAAGCGAAGAATGTCCGCCGCATCGCGATCAATCGCAATGGCTGA
- a CDS encoding PRC-barrel domain-containing protein: MQKVLAAALLSAAVFSAPAYAQTAQPTDRAAPAATTAGSQEKMALKGNWRASKLMGLDVYNEANEKLGDINELILDKNGKVNAVVIGVGGFLGMGEHDIAVSMDKLKFIEEPVRTSSTAPATTTRETTTKETTTGAATTTTTTARTADANDWMPDHAVMSGTKEQLKAMPQFKYSDYN; the protein is encoded by the coding sequence ATGCAGAAAGTCTTAGCCGCGGCTCTCCTGAGCGCCGCCGTCTTCAGTGCTCCCGCTTATGCGCAAACCGCCCAGCCCACGGATCGCGCGGCTCCCGCCGCGACGACTGCCGGCTCGCAGGAAAAGATGGCGCTCAAGGGAAACTGGCGCGCGTCCAAGCTCATGGGTCTCGACGTCTATAACGAAGCCAATGAAAAGCTTGGCGACATCAACGAACTGATCCTGGACAAGAACGGCAAGGTTAATGCCGTGGTCATCGGTGTCGGCGGCTTCCTGGGCATGGGCGAGCACGACATCGCTGTATCCATGGACAAGCTCAAATTCATTGAGGAGCCGGTGCGCACCAGCTCGACGGCGCCGGCAACGACGACGCGCGAGACGACGACCAAGGAAACAACGACTGGCGCGGCCACGACCACCACGACGACTGCACGTACCGCTGATGCGAACGACTGGATGCCGGACCACGCCGTGATGAGCGGTACCAAGGAACAGCTCAAGGCGATGCCGCAGTTCAAGTATTCAGACTACAACTGA
- a CDS encoding DUF2934 domain-containing protein, with amino-acid sequence MPNLEEAIRERAYHLWIADGQPEGQADIYWLNAQREILTASVESSSNKSAAAVSTDAGLVAAKSAKKAKVARSGKSKNRAA; translated from the coding sequence ATGCCAAATCTGGAAGAGGCCATTCGCGAACGTGCCTACCACCTCTGGATCGCCGATGGTCAACCCGAGGGCCAAGCGGACATCTATTGGCTTAATGCTCAACGCGAGATTCTCACCGCATCAGTTGAGAGCTCAAGCAACAAATCTGCCGCCGCAGTGTCCACCGACGCAGGATTGGTTGCGGCGAAATCCGCTAAAAAGGCAAAGGTCGCCCGATCGGGAAAAAGCAAAAACCGCGCCGCATAG
- a CDS encoding DUF2934 domain-containing protein — translation MDDAEDPLELERKIAQASRISSRITDQTTYERLRAWVEELRQRLGQRLAARRMREEIRARAHELWEQNGRPSARDLEFWLQAESEISERDRQ, via the coding sequence ATGGATGACGCTGAGGATCCCCTCGAACTAGAACGCAAGATTGCACAAGCGAGTCGCATCTCTTCGCGCATTACTGACCAGACGACTTATGAGCGACTTAGGGCGTGGGTAGAGGAACTGAGACAGAGGCTCGGGCAACGTCTCGCCGCCCGCCGAATGCGGGAGGAGATTAGAGCGCGGGCCCACGAACTTTGGGAACAGAACGGACGTCCCTCAGCCCGTGACCTGGAGTTCTGGCTTCAGGCCGAGTCCGAGATCAGCGAGCGCGATCGGCAGTAA